The Peribacillus sp. FSL E2-0218 genome contains a region encoding:
- a CDS encoding ABC transporter ATP-binding protein produces MQLIAKDMGIKIGKKEIVKDISILVKKQQFVGLIGPNGCGKSTLLKSIYKSLSPHKGTVLLDDMDVLKTSEKKVSQQLGVVGQFNEVNFDLTVHQMVMLGRTPHKKMLESDKQEDFMIVEESLARTNLLDYKDRSFLSLSGGEKQRVILARTIAQQPKFMILDEPTNHLDIRYQIEILSCVRNLQIGVLAALHDLEMAAHYCDYLYAIKDGEVYAQGTPEEVLTPDTVEALYKIKCQTYINPVTNGLGFAYGV; encoded by the coding sequence ATGCAATTAATCGCGAAAGATATGGGAATAAAAATTGGCAAGAAGGAAATTGTGAAGGACATATCAATTCTAGTAAAGAAACAACAATTTGTTGGCTTGATCGGTCCGAACGGCTGTGGCAAATCAACTCTATTAAAAAGTATTTATAAAAGCCTATCCCCTCATAAAGGTACGGTTCTATTAGACGATATGGATGTTTTGAAAACCTCTGAAAAGAAGGTTTCACAGCAACTGGGTGTCGTGGGCCAATTCAATGAAGTGAATTTCGATCTGACGGTGCACCAAATGGTCATGCTGGGCAGAACGCCGCATAAGAAAATGCTGGAGTCCGATAAACAAGAAGATTTCATGATCGTGGAAGAATCGCTGGCACGAACCAATCTGCTTGATTACAAGGACCGCAGTTTCCTATCACTTTCCGGCGGTGAGAAGCAAAGGGTCATACTAGCAAGGACGATTGCCCAGCAGCCGAAATTCATGATATTGGATGAACCGACGAATCACTTGGATATTCGCTATCAGATCGAAATTTTATCATGTGTAAGGAATTTACAAATCGGAGTGCTTGCAGCCCTACATGACCTGGAAATGGCTGCCCATTATTGTGACTACCTTTATGCCATAAAAGATGGAGAAGTCTACGCACAGGGTACGCCTGAAGAGGTCCTGACACCTGACACAGTCGAAGCATTGTATAAAATCAAGTGCCAAACGTATATCAATCCAGTTACGAATGGATTAGGTTTTGCGTATGGCGTATAA
- a CDS encoding iron ABC transporter permease — translation MATNGASKSNYYYFVILFLIGLIMVSAVYSVSIGQVHIPFKQSMEIMLHTLTNGRWGSLNVENESYLNIILQVRMPRVIFALLIGMGLSLCGAVMQAVVQNPLADPYILGISSGASLGATFAILVGLGSGAILSQFGVAFGAFTGAMLTSIAVLVLSSIGGKATSVKLVLSGVVIGALCSSFSSLIIYFANNAEGIKTVTFWSMGSLASSSWGKTPILAIIVLLGCALFLFQHRVLNTMLLGDESAITLGINLSAYRKFYMIVTALITGTMVAYAGMIGFVGLIIPHITRGIFGADHKRLTLGTILLGGLFLIWADILSRTLITNVELPIGIITSVIGSPLFIYMIVKKGYNFGG, via the coding sequence ATGGCTACAAACGGAGCAAGTAAAAGTAATTACTATTATTTTGTTATTTTATTTTTAATAGGTTTGATTATGGTATCCGCCGTCTACTCGGTTTCGATAGGGCAGGTGCATATCCCTTTCAAGCAATCGATGGAGATCATGCTTCATACATTGACGAATGGCAGATGGGGTTCACTGAATGTCGAAAATGAATCCTATTTAAATATTATTTTACAAGTTCGAATGCCGCGCGTTATTTTTGCCCTGCTGATTGGTATGGGACTATCGTTGTGCGGAGCTGTGATGCAGGCCGTCGTGCAAAATCCGCTGGCTGATCCCTATATCCTGGGCATTTCATCAGGAGCTTCCCTGGGGGCAACCTTTGCCATCCTTGTCGGACTTGGAAGCGGTGCGATCCTATCGCAATTCGGAGTGGCATTCGGAGCATTTACAGGGGCCATGCTGACATCGATAGCGGTACTGGTTTTATCGAGTATCGGCGGTAAAGCAACATCAGTCAAGCTCGTCCTATCAGGTGTTGTCATTGGTGCATTATGCAGTTCCTTCTCAAGCCTGATCATCTACTTCGCCAACAATGCGGAAGGCATTAAAACCGTCACCTTTTGGTCGATGGGAAGCCTGGCATCATCAAGCTGGGGAAAAACACCGATCCTGGCAATCATCGTATTGCTTGGTTGCGCGTTGTTCCTCTTCCAGCATCGGGTGCTGAATACGATGCTGCTAGGCGATGAATCCGCGATCACGCTAGGGATTAACTTAAGCGCCTATCGTAAATTTTACATGATCGTTACAGCCCTTATCACGGGAACGATGGTGGCATACGCAGGAATGATTGGTTTTGTAGGGTTGATCATCCCTCATATAACTCGGGGGATATTTGGTGCAGACCATAAACGATTAACGTTAGGAACCATTTTGTTGGGCGGACTGTTTTTAATTTGGGCGGACATCTTGTCAAGAACGTTGATCACCAATGTTGAACTGCCCATTGGAATCATTACATCTGTTATTGGTTCGCCATTATTCATCTACATGATTGTGAAAAAAGGCTACAATTTCGGAGGGTGA
- a CDS encoding MetQ/NlpA family ABC transporter substrate-binding protein yields the protein MKKILFLMAAMMLLLAGCGKANEEKEKETAQKEEKEEVTLKVASLIPPMTEILELVKPKLAEEGINLDIVVLSDNVQPNTALAAKEVDVNFFQHVPYMEEFNRNKNAELVPVKPIYFANYGVYSKKYDSMDKMPEGAVIAIANDVSNIDRSLSLLAQHKVITLKEKKGPYYTISDITENPKNYKFKEVDLLMLARTYDEADAIVITPAYAAPLGLTPKNDALLTEGVENDFAITLVARKDNVDSEPVQKLAKAMTSPEVRKFLEEKYSETAIPAF from the coding sequence ATGAAAAAAATACTCTTTCTCATGGCAGCAATGATGCTGCTTTTAGCAGGGTGCGGCAAGGCGAATGAAGAAAAAGAGAAAGAAACTGCGCAAAAAGAGGAGAAGGAAGAGGTAACATTGAAAGTGGCCTCACTCATCCCGCCGATGACGGAAATACTAGAGCTTGTTAAACCAAAACTGGCAGAGGAAGGCATTAACCTCGATATAGTCGTATTGAGTGATAATGTCCAGCCGAATACCGCACTCGCGGCAAAAGAAGTCGATGTGAACTTCTTCCAGCACGTTCCGTATATGGAGGAATTCAATCGAAACAAAAATGCCGAGCTTGTTCCAGTGAAACCGATTTACTTCGCCAATTATGGTGTATATTCCAAGAAATACGACTCCATGGATAAAATGCCGGAGGGTGCCGTCATTGCGATCGCAAATGACGTATCGAACATCGATCGGTCATTATCATTGCTGGCACAGCATAAAGTGATCACGTTGAAGGAAAAAAAGGGCCCATACTATACGATATCTGATATTACGGAAAACCCTAAAAATTATAAGTTTAAAGAAGTGGATTTATTGATGCTGGCAAGAACGTATGATGAAGCTGATGCGATCGTGATCACACCCGCTTACGCTGCACCGCTTGGTTTGACGCCAAAAAATGACGCTCTTCTCACGGAGGGTGTTGAAAATGACTTTGCAATTACCTTGGTGGCACGCAAGGATAATGTCGACTCCGAACCGGTCCAAAAGCTGGCAAAGGCGATGACAAGCCCGGAGGTACGCAAATTCTTAGAAGAAAAGTATAGCGAAACGGCCATACCGGCCTTTTGA
- a CDS encoding methionine ABC transporter permease: MPEILVQYEAEIWQSIAATITMVGVSILAAIVIGLPVGTLLFLCRKGQLLDNPWAFSILNLLVNIIRSFPFLLLVVFLIPFTRLLIGTAIGTAAACVPLAIIAIAHYSRLVEQSLLDVPKGVIEAAISMGASVKDVIFQFLYVEARSGLVLGLTTSIISFISYSTIMGVVGGGGIGDFAIRYGYQQFQTELMIYMIIIMIILVQLIQFIGTAAARMIDKR, translated from the coding sequence ATGCCTGAGATTTTAGTGCAATATGAGGCAGAAATCTGGCAGTCGATTGCCGCAACGATTACGATGGTTGGTGTGTCCATCTTAGCTGCAATCGTGATTGGATTGCCGGTCGGGACCTTGCTGTTTCTTTGCCGGAAGGGCCAGCTGCTTGATAACCCGTGGGCTTTTTCGATTTTGAATTTATTGGTCAATATTATTCGTTCTTTCCCATTTTTGTTATTGGTCGTTTTTTTGATCCCGTTTACAAGACTCTTGATCGGCACAGCCATTGGTACGGCAGCGGCTTGCGTTCCATTGGCGATTATTGCGATTGCCCATTATTCACGTTTGGTCGAGCAATCTTTATTGGATGTGCCGAAGGGTGTGATCGAGGCAGCCATTTCCATGGGGGCTTCCGTGAAGGATGTCATCTTTCAATTTCTATACGTGGAGGCACGCTCAGGGCTGGTCCTTGGACTGACGACATCAATTATCAGCTTCATTTCCTATTCAACGATCATGGGCGTGGTCGGAGGCGGCGGTATCGGCGATTTCGCCATCAGGTACGGCTATCAGCAGTTTCAAACAGAGCTGATGATTTATATGATCATCATTATGATCATTCTCGTACAGCTGATCCAATTCATTGGCACAGCTGCAGCCAGAATGATCGACAAAAGATAA